One Verrucomicrobiota bacterium DNA window includes the following coding sequences:
- a CDS encoding beta-lactamase family protein: MTFDEFLRKRLFDPLGMVDTTFYPSEAQRARLVTAYAKNKDTGQLEPVPPRPEFGPRDRPPQGNGGLYSTAPDYTRFCQMLLGRGVCAGRRYLSEDAVRELTISRTGTLPTGFFQSEAYGRRGGHYTWGLGTCVLRQPHEGAAEALSAGQRRPPQ, translated from the coding sequence ATGACGTTCGACGAATTCTTGCGGAAGCGATTGTTCGATCCGCTCGGCATGGTGGACACCACCTTTTACCCGAGCGAAGCCCAGCGCGCCCGCTTGGTGACGGCCTACGCGAAGAACAAGGACACTGGCCAGCTCGAACCCGTTCCGCCGCGCCCGGAGTTCGGTCCTCGCGATCGTCCGCCCCAAGGCAACGGAGGGCTTTATTCCACGGCTCCGGATTACACGCGCTTCTGCCAGATGCTGCTGGGAAGGGGGGTGTGTGCGGGAAGAAGATACTTGAGCGAGGATGCGGTGAGGGAGCTCACCATCTCGCGAACGGGGACATTGCCCACGGGGTTCTTCCAAAGCGAAGCTTATGGACGGCGGGGCGGCCACTACACGTGGGGTCTCGGCACCTGCGTGTTGCGGCAACCTCACGAAGGCGCGGCGGAAGCCCTTTCGGCGGGACAACGACGTCCCCCTCAGTAA
- a CDS encoding beta-lactamase family protein — protein sequence MKSPALILAFSMALNPVGNDADETLPSVSQAMQVMVERNEVAGAVTAVASADKILHFEAAGLADKAERRPMKADTLFWIASMTKPVTGVAVLMLQDEGKLKVTDKVAKYLPEFERLQTPSGKQADLTLAQVLSHISGLGEASGPEARTAKTLSDLVPLWLAGPTQFEPGEKWQYCQSGINAAARVVEVLAG from the coding sequence ATGAAATCTCCCGCCTTGATTCTGGCGTTCTCTATGGCCCTGAACCCAGTTGGAAACGACGCTGACGAGACGCTGCCAAGCGTTAGCCAAGCCATGCAAGTCATGGTGGAACGAAACGAAGTGGCCGGAGCGGTCACGGCGGTGGCGTCCGCGGACAAGATTCTGCATTTCGAGGCCGCAGGGCTGGCGGATAAAGCCGAGCGTCGCCCCATGAAGGCCGACACCCTGTTCTGGATCGCATCCATGACCAAGCCGGTGACTGGGGTAGCCGTGTTGATGCTTCAAGACGAAGGCAAGCTCAAGGTGACGGACAAGGTGGCCAAGTATTTGCCGGAGTTCGAACGTCTCCAAACGCCCTCCGGCAAACAGGCTGATCTCACCCTGGCGCAAGTGCTGTCGCATATTTCCGGTTTGGGTGAGGCGTCCGGACCTGAAGCAAGAACGGCGAAAACATTGTCGGATCTCGTTCCGCTTTGGCTCGCCGGTCCGACGCAATTCGAGCCGGGAGAAAAATGGCAATATTGTCAAAGCGGCATTAACGCGGCCGCGAGAGTTGTGGAGGTGCTGGCGGGATGA